A DNA window from Acipenser ruthenus unplaced genomic scaffold, fAciRut3.2 maternal haplotype, whole genome shotgun sequence contains the following coding sequences:
- the LOC131736429 gene encoding acetylcholinesterase-like yields MIQAPSLPSLLLLLLLPSLFPALDSELSVTTRAGRVKGVRLPVPNSRGGSGGSGGHVSAFLGIPFAEPPVGKLRFQPSHPKKPWPGTWDAGSYPKACYQYVDTSYPGFPGIEMWNPNREMSEDCLYLNIWVPSPRPRNASVMVWIYGGGFYSGSASLDVYDGRFLAQSEQVLVLSMNYRVGAFGFLALHGSQEAPGNVGLLDQRLALQWVQENIHFFGGNPKSVTIFGESAGGASVGMHLLSPGSRPLFSRAIMQSGVPNCPWATVTPAEARRRATLLGKLVGCEGGGSSGINDSQLVDCLRSREPQELIDQEWLVLPYRSLFRFSFVPLIDGVFLPDPPEAALSPAGFRDPPPAVLLGVNQDEGSYFLLYGAPGFSKDNESLISREDFLEGVRMSVPHANDIGQEAVVLQYTDWMDEDNPVKNRNALDDIVGDHNVICPLLHFAGAYAGLGTPGGGGGGGGVYAYYFDHRASNLAWPEWMGVIHGYEIEFVFGLPLNRSLNYTADEETLSRRIMRYWANFARTGNPNEPSESGRRWPLFSAAEQKYVGLNLEPLKVFRGLRTQVCAFWNRFLPKLLNVTDNIDDAERQWKTEFHRWSSYMMHWKSQFDHYSKQERCAEL; encoded by the exons ATGATTCaagctccctccctcccctccctcctcctcctcctcctcctcccctccctcttccCAGCTCTGGACTCGGAGCTCTCCGTCACGACCCGGGCAGGCAGGGTCAAGGGGGTCCGTCTGCCGGTTCCGAACTCGAGAGGAGGCAGCGGGGGCAGCGGGGGTCACGTCTCCGCCTTCCTGGGGATCCCCTTCGCGGAGCCCCCAGTGGGGAAGCTGCGTTTCCAGCCCTCGCACCCCAAGAAGCCATGGCCGGGGACGTGGGACGCGGGCTCGTACCCCAAAGCCTGCTACCAGTACGTGGACACCTCGTACCCGGGCTTCCCTGGCATCGAAATGTGGAACCCCAACCGGGAGATGAGCGAGGACTGCCTGTACCTCAATATCTGGGTCCCGTCGCCCCGCCCGCGCAACGCCTCCGTCATGGTCTGGATCTACGGAGGCGGGTTCTACAGCGGCTCGGCGTCGCTCGACGTGTACGACGGACGCTTCCTGGCCCAATCCGAACAGGTCCTGGTGCTCTCCATGAACTACAGGGTGGGGGCCTTCGGGTTCCTGGCCCTCCACGGCTCCCAGGAAGCCCCCGGCAACGTGGGGCTCCTGGACCAGCGCCTGGCCCTCCAGTGGGTGCAGGAAAACATTCATTTTTTCGGCGGCAATCCCAAATCGGTGACCATATTCGGGGAGAGCGCCGGGGGTGCCTCCGTGGGGATGCACCTCCTGTCTCCGGGCAGCCGCCCGCTCTTCTCCCGCGCCATCATGCAGAGCGGGGTTCCCAACTGCCCCTGGGCCACCGTCACCCCGGCCGAGGCCCGCAGGAGGGCCACGCTGCTGGGCAAGCTGGTGGGGTGCGAGGGGGGCGGCTCCTCCGGGATCAACGACAGCCAGCTGGTGGACTGCCTGCGCTCCAGGGAGCCCCAGGAGCTGATCGATCAGGAGTGGCTGGTGCTGCCCTATCGGAGCCTGTTCCGCTTCTCCTTTGTGCCGCTGATCGACGGCGTCTTCCTCCCCGACCCCCCCGAGGCGGCGCTGAGCCCCGCCGGGTTCAGGGACCCCCCCCCGGCGGTGCTGCTGGGGGTGAACCAGGACGAGGGCTCCTACTTCCTGCTGTACGGGGCGCCCGGCTTCAGCAAGGACAACGAGAGCCTGATCAGCAGGGAGGATTTTTTGGAAGGGGTGCGCATGAGCGTCCCCCATGCCAACGACATCGGCCAGGAGGCCGTGGTGCTGCAGTACACCGACTGGATGGACGAGGACAACCCCGTCAAGAACCGCAACGCCCTGGACGACATCGTGGGCGACCACAACGTCATCTGCCCCCTGCTTCACTTCGCTGGGGCGTACGCCGGTTTGGGGACCcccgggggagggggagggggagggggggtctatGCTTACTACTTCGACCACCGCGCCTCTAACCTGGCCTGGCCGGAGTGGATGGGGGTGATCCACGGCTACGAGATTGAGTTCGTGTTCGGGCTGCCCCTGAACCGCAGCCTGAACTACACTGCCGACGAGGAGACGCTGAGCCGACGCATCATGAGATACTGGGCCAACTTCGCCAGGACtgg GAACCCGAACGAGCCCTCAGAGTCCGGGCGCCGCTGGCCCCTCTTCTCCGCCGCAGAGCAGAAATACGTGGGGCTGAACCTGGAGCCTCTCAAGGTGTTCCGCGGGCTGCGCACCCAGGTGTGTGCCTTCTGGAACCGATTCCTGCCCAAGCTGCTCAACGTCACAG ataACATCGACGACGCGGAGCGCCAGTGGAAGACGGAGTTTCACAGGTGGAGCTCCTACATGATGCACTGGAAGAGCCAGTTCGACCACTACAGCAAACAGGAGCGCTGCGCGGagctgtga
- the LOC131736430 gene encoding mucin-2-like, translating to ASPTTATASTATTTASPTTTTASTTTTTASPTTTTASPTTTTASPTTTTATSTTTTTASPTTTTASPTTTTASPTTTTASPTTTTTASPTTTTASPTTTTASPTTTTASTTTTTASPTTTTASPTTTTASPTTTTASPTTTTASPTTTTASPTTTTASPTTTTASPTTTTASPTTTTASPTTTTASPTTTTASPTTTTASPTTTTTASTTTTTASSTTTTASPTTTTASPTTTTASPTTTTASSTTTTASPTTTTASPTTTTASPTTTTASPTTTTASPTTTTASPTTTTASPTTTTASPTTTTASTTTTTASPTTTTASPTTTTASPTTTTASPTTTTASTTTTTASPTTTIASPTTTTASPTTTTASTTTTTASPTTTTASPTTTTAS from the coding sequence gctagccccacaaccgcAACTGCTAGCACcgctaccacaactgctagccccacaactacaactgctagcaccactaccacaactgctagccccacaaccacaactgctagccccacaaccacaactgctagccccacaaccacaactgctacctccactacaaccacaactgctagccccacaaccacaactgctagccccacaactacaactgctagccccacaaccacaactgctagccccactacaaccacaactgctagccccacaaccacaactgctagccccacaactacaactgctagccccacaactacaactgctagcaccactaccacaactgctagccccacaaccacaactgctagccccactaccacaactgctagccccacaaccacaactgctagccccactaccacaactgcaagccccacaaccacaactgctagccccacaaccacaactgctagccccactaccacaactgctagccccacaaccacaactgctagccccacaactacaactgctagccccacaactacaactgctagccccactaccacaactgctagccccacaactacaactgctagccccactacaaccacaactgctagcaccactaccacaactgctagctccacaactacaactgctagccccactaccacaactgctagccccactaccacaactgctagccccacaactacaactgctagctcCACAACTACAACcgctagccccactaccacaactgctagccccacaaccacaactgctagccccacaaccacaactgctagccccacaactacaactgctagccccactaccacaactgctagccccactaccacaactgcaagccccacaaccacaactgctagccccactaccacaactgctagcaccactaccacaactgctagccccacaaccacaactgctagccccactaccacaactgctagccccactaccacaactgctagccccacaactacaactgctagcaccacaactacaactgctagccccactaccacaattgctagccccacaactacaactgctagccccactaccacaactgctagcaccactaccacaactgctagccccacaactacaactgctagccccacaaccacaactgctagc